A DNA window from Candidatus Poribacteria bacterium contains the following coding sequences:
- a CDS encoding outer membrane lipoprotein carrier protein LolA: MRFKLILPLLIAVMVGVIPSYRVGAVIQGSGITVEEIYKNFRAVYLKFKNFQADFEEITYLGGKKSQAKGRLIFAKPNLLRKEYFDPKDPKKLAQLIVLDGKTAWSYTPWLGQVTKQDMSGQEHKELLPGVGETFEKLLERYDVKLVEDKIANARGIYKVEVRAKAELGGSSGGEYLEIWIRGKDWIPVQIAYHSEGDKTVTIISFKNIKLDRKLAPNTFKFTAPEGVEVITISSGKG; encoded by the coding sequence ATGCGTTTCAAGCTGATCCTGCCCCTTTTGATAGCCGTGATGGTTGGAGTTATACCGTCATACCGAGTCGGCGCCGTGATACAGGGATCGGGTATCACCGTCGAGGAGATATATAAAAATTTCAGGGCGGTCTATCTGAAGTTCAAAAACTTTCAGGCCGATTTCGAGGAGATAACCTATCTGGGAGGGAAGAAATCCCAGGCTAAAGGGAGATTGATATTCGCCAAGCCAAATCTGCTGCGTAAGGAGTACTTCGATCCCAAAGACCCGAAGAAACTGGCACAGCTTATAGTGCTTGACGGTAAAACGGCATGGTCCTACACCCCCTGGCTCGGTCAGGTCACGAAACAGGATATGAGCGGACAGGAACATAAGGAGCTCCTGCCGGGCGTGGGCGAGACGTTTGAAAAGCTGCTTGAGAGATATGACGTTAAGCTCGTCGAGGATAAGATCGCCAATGCCAGGGGGATCTATAAGGTCGAGGTGAGGGCGAAGGCGGAACTCGGCGGCTCAAGCGGCGGGGAATATCTGGAGATCTGGATAAGAGGGAAGGACTGGATACCCGTCCAGATCGCATACCACAGCGAAGGGGATAAAACGGTCACTATAATCAGCTTTAAGAACATCAAGCTCGACCGTAAGCTCGCCCCCAATACCTTCAAGTTCACCGCCCCTGAGGGGGTCGAGGTTATAACGATATCGAGTGGCAAAGGATGA
- the recA gene encoding recombinase RecA, translated as MTEREKALENAIEQLEKRFGKGTIMRLRGGEVIPVETIPTGSLALDKALGIGGVPRGRIVEIYGQESSGKTTLCLHIISEAQRRGGIAAFIDAENALDPTYAQKIGVDLESLLISQPDSGEQALEIVETLIRSNAVDLIVIDSVAALTPRAEIEGDMGDSHVGLQARLMSQALRKLTSVVNKTKTCLIFTNQLREKIGVTYGNPEITPGGRALKFYASVRIEMRATESLKSGSDMIGKKVKVKVTKNKLAPPFTEAEFEMIFGEGISREGDILDTGVEMGIIQRSGAWYSYGEHKLGQGRDKAKEFFRENPQIAAEIEGKIREVINAQKGTGEMPEKTTAEEETIEEAAN; from the coding sequence TTGACAGAAAGGGAAAAGGCGCTTGAAAACGCCATAGAGCAGCTTGAAAAGCGATTCGGCAAGGGGACGATAATGAGATTGCGGGGAGGTGAGGTTATCCCCGTAGAGACCATCCCCACCGGATCGCTGGCTCTGGATAAGGCCCTGGGGATAGGAGGTGTGCCCAGGGGAAGGATCGTCGAGATATACGGACAGGAATCCTCCGGCAAGACTACCCTATGCCTGCATATCATATCTGAGGCCCAGAGGAGAGGGGGGATAGCTGCCTTCATAGATGCCGAAAACGCCCTCGATCCGACATACGCTCAGAAGATCGGCGTTGATCTGGAGAGTCTACTCATCTCACAGCCCGACAGCGGCGAACAGGCCCTTGAGATCGTCGAGACACTTATAAGGAGCAATGCCGTGGACTTGATCGTCATAGACTCGGTCGCCGCCCTAACGCCGAGGGCTGAGATAGAGGGGGACATGGGTGATTCCCATGTCGGACTCCAGGCGAGGTTGATGTCTCAGGCACTCAGGAAGCTCACATCGGTGGTCAATAAAACGAAGACCTGTCTGATATTCACAAACCAGCTACGGGAGAAGATAGGCGTGACATACGGCAATCCCGAGATCACCCCCGGCGGCAGGGCGCTCAAGTTCTATGCATCCGTCAGGATCGAGATGCGCGCCACCGAATCACTGAAATCCGGCTCCGATATGATCGGCAAGAAGGTCAAGGTTAAGGTGACGAAGAACAAGCTCGCGCCCCCCTTCACCGAGGCGGAGTTTGAGATGATCTTCGGCGAGGGGATATCCAGGGAGGGCGATATACTGGATACCGGCGTGGAGATGGGTATAATCCAACGCAGCGGCGCCTGGTACTCATATGGCGAGCATAAGCTCGGCCAGGGACGGGATAAGGCGAAGGAATTCTTCAGGGAAAACCCCCAGATCGCCGCCGAGATAGAAGGGAAGATCAGAGAGGTGATCAACGCTCAAAAGGGAACCGGCGAAATGCCAGAGAAGACAACCGCTGAGGAGGAAACTATCGAGGAGGCCGCAAACTGA
- the thpR gene encoding RNA 2',3'-cyclic phosphodiesterase has translation MRGLPKKIRAFIAVEIPEKVQSELIEIAAMFKPHINRASWVKQGNLHLTLKFLGDIESERIEEISSPLEEISAEFAPFSIRFSDVGVFPDPRRPRVLWVGLGEGEKEMIRMANAIEEAMERLGFKRERRPFTPHLTLARIKGPSNLTGPLGDFRMPNLSPVRVAGFSLIRSQLDPKGAIYTRIREFNLRG, from the coding sequence ATGAGAGGACTTCCCAAAAAGATAAGGGCTTTCATCGCCGTCGAGATCCCGGAGAAGGTTCAATCCGAATTGATCGAGATCGCGGCGATGTTCAAACCCCACATCAATAGGGCGTCATGGGTCAAACAGGGCAATTTACATCTAACGCTTAAGTTCCTGGGCGATATAGAATCGGAGAGGATCGAGGAGATATCCTCGCCTTTAGAGGAGATCTCCGCCGAATTCGCCCCCTTCTCGATCAGGTTCTCGGATGTGGGCGTTTTTCCCGATCCGAGGAGACCGAGGGTCCTTTGGGTTGGGCTCGGTGAAGGCGAGAAGGAGATGATAAGGATGGCTAACGCCATAGAGGAGGCGATGGAGAGGCTGGGCTTTAAAAGGGAGAGGAGGCCGTTCACGCCTCATCTGACCCTCGCCCGGATCAAAGGCCCCTCTAACCTAACCGGCCCTCTCGGCGATTTCCGGATGCCAAACCTCTCCCCCGTGAGGGTTGCCGGATTCAGCCTCATAAGAAGCCAGCTCGATCCGAAGGGGGCGATATACACAAGGATAAGGGAATTTAATCTGAGAGGGTGA
- the rimO gene encoding 30S ribosomal protein S12 methylthiotransferase RimO, whose amino-acid sequence MKVGIISLGCPKNLVDSEIMMGMLLEDGHEIVDPDEADVVVVNTCAFIRAAEEEAEEVISEILDDKGERKLIVAGCLAQRYGKSLFNRFPGVDALVGTGEFQKIAYVARSLRESGSKLALVGRPEYLYDHLTPRCLGTPPHYAYIKIAEGCSNTCSFCMIPRLRGRYRSREFNSISAEATALAEAGVKELVLVSQDTTRYGLDLYGLPKLSDLLSELAEIDGLRWIRFLYSYPSRVDERLLEVIAENDRICKYLDIPIQHVHDDILSRMRREENGEGIRKVIEMARRLIPDVTLRSTVIVGFPGEEEHHFKSLLQFLEEIEFDHLGVFTFSPEEGTPAARMEGQIPEEVKVERFNRVVELQTEIAIRRRKRLIGRKVEVLLEGFDPERNVALGRAEFQAPEIDDFVFVKGIRRERAEELMGNLIKVRIEEVCSYDLIAEAEGGDI is encoded by the coding sequence ATGAAGGTCGGCATCATATCCCTGGGATGTCCCAAAAATCTGGTAGATAGCGAGATTATGATGGGTATGTTGCTGGAGGATGGGCATGAGATCGTCGATCCGGATGAGGCGGATGTGGTCGTGGTCAATACCTGCGCCTTTATCAGGGCCGCCGAGGAGGAAGCGGAGGAGGTTATATCTGAAATCTTGGATGATAAGGGCGAAAGAAAGCTCATCGTGGCCGGGTGTTTAGCCCAGAGATACGGCAAATCGCTCTTCAACAGGTTTCCCGGCGTGGACGCCCTCGTCGGGACAGGGGAGTTTCAGAAAATCGCATACGTCGCTCGATCCCTGAGGGAATCCGGATCGAAGCTCGCACTCGTCGGCCGACCGGAGTATCTCTACGATCATCTTACACCTCGCTGTTTAGGGACACCGCCTCATTACGCGTATATCAAGATAGCCGAAGGATGCTCTAACACCTGTTCCTTCTGCATGATCCCCAGATTGCGCGGGAGATATCGCAGCAGGGAGTTCAACTCCATATCGGCTGAAGCGACCGCCTTAGCTGAGGCTGGGGTAAAGGAGCTCGTGCTTGTAAGCCAGGACACCACCAGATACGGCCTGGATCTCTACGGCCTCCCAAAACTGTCCGATTTGCTCTCCGAGCTGGCCGAAATCGACGGATTGAGATGGATCAGGTTTCTCTATTCCTATCCTTCGAGGGTGGACGAGAGGTTGCTCGAGGTGATCGCTGAAAACGATAGGATCTGTAAATACTTGGACATACCGATTCAACACGTTCACGACGACATCCTATCGAGGATGCGGAGGGAGGAGAACGGAGAGGGGATACGTAAGGTCATCGAGATGGCTCGCAGGCTTATACCGGATGTGACGCTGAGATCGACCGTCATCGTCGGGTTTCCGGGCGAGGAGGAGCATCACTTCAAATCGCTTCTTCAGTTCCTGGAGGAGATTGAGTTCGATCATCTCGGCGTCTTTACCTTCTCCCCCGAGGAGGGCACGCCGGCCGCCAGGATGGAGGGACAGATCCCGGAGGAGGTGAAGGTCGAGAGGTTCAACAGGGTCGTTGAGCTTCAAACCGAGATCGCCATCCGTAGGAGAAAAAGGCTTATCGGGAGAAAGGTCGAAGTACTCCTGGAGGGATTCGATCCCGAACGTAACGTGGCTCTCGGTCGGGCGGAGTTCCAGGCGCCTGAGATAGACGATTTCGTGTTCGTGAAAGGCATAAGGCGAGAGAGAGCTGAGGAGCTGATGGGGAACCTCATAAAGGTCCGAATCGAAGAGGTTTGCAGCTACGATCTCATAGCGGAGGCGGAAGGGGGCGATATATGA
- a CDS encoding competence/damage-inducible protein A: MVAELIFVGTELLLGQIVNTNAAYLCRNLAQLGVDVYHTCEVGDNVDRIASAVRQALSRADLVITSGGLGPTADDVTREAIAEAIGRRLVFDPKVMKGIEELFRRMGREATPIQRRQAYVFEEGCRVIPNHIGSAPGLLVEVDGKHIITLPGVPRELQAMCEEFVFPWIAGRSGAGIIKSLPLKVCGLGESTVQEMIEDVMQGLSNPTIAFLARPGEVTVRITAKARNAEEADRMIAQVERRIRERLGDNIYGVDPQTLEEVTGEMLIQKGKTVAIAETSTGGWISSRMTDVPGSERYLLGAFVLPSTKAIEREMGIRFDRIVGEEVARRMAEWVMRRCRADFGLAATALLEVMEGYAETDLGLAYLALADGSKVISKEIKVIGDKTTMRQRVSQAAIDLIRRELIR; the protein is encoded by the coding sequence ATGGTCGCTGAGCTGATATTCGTGGGCACAGAGCTGCTTTTAGGGCAGATAGTCAACACGAACGCCGCTTATCTCTGCAGAAACCTCGCCCAGCTCGGCGTGGACGTGTATCACACGTGTGAGGTGGGCGATAACGTGGATCGAATCGCCTCAGCCGTGCGCCAGGCTCTATCGAGGGCAGATCTGGTCATCACAAGCGGGGGATTAGGCCCGACAGCGGATGACGTCACGAGGGAGGCGATAGCCGAGGCCATCGGGCGAAGGCTCGTGTTCGATCCGAAGGTGATGAAGGGGATAGAGGAGCTGTTCAGGAGAATGGGAAGGGAGGCCACACCGATACAGCGCAGACAGGCCTACGTCTTCGAGGAGGGATGCCGGGTGATCCCAAATCACATCGGCTCCGCCCCCGGGCTTCTGGTTGAGGTGGACGGCAAACATATCATCACCCTCCCAGGCGTTCCGAGGGAGCTCCAGGCGATGTGCGAGGAATTCGTCTTCCCATGGATAGCCGGGCGATCGGGCGCGGGGATCATCAAATCGCTACCGCTTAAGGTCTGTGGACTGGGCGAATCGACCGTCCAGGAGATGATAGAGGATGTCATGCAGGGGCTGTCGAACCCTACTATAGCCTTCCTGGCGCGTCCCGGAGAGGTGACCGTGAGGATAACGGCGAAGGCCCGAAACGCCGAGGAAGCTGACAGGATGATCGCTCAGGTTGAAAGGAGAATCAGGGAAAGGCTGGGCGATAACATCTACGGCGTGGACCCCCAGACTCTCGAGGAAGTGACCGGCGAGATGCTGATCCAAAAGGGTAAAACCGTCGCCATAGCCGAAACCAGCACCGGGGGATGGATCAGCTCCAGAATGACCGATGTTCCGGGGAGCGAGCGATATCTGCTTGGGGCTTTCGTCCTGCCCTCCACGAAAGCCATCGAAAGGGAGATGGGGATACGCTTCGATCGAATCGTCGGCGAAGAGGTGGCGCGTCGGATGGCCGAATGGGTCATGAGGAGATGTCGTGCTGATTTCGGACTGGCCGCTACCGCCTTGCTGGAGGTGATGGAGGGATATGCAGAAACGGATCTCGGCCTCGCCTATCTGGCCCTCGCCGACGGATCGAAGGTGATAAGCAAGGAGATAAAGGTGATAGGCGATAAGACAACCATGAGACAACGGGTTTCTCAGGCCGCCATAGATCTTATCCGCAGGGAGCTGATACGATGA
- a CDS encoding alginate lyase family protein: MEGKIKASELPPHPRLLLNRKGIEELKARIERYEWAKAEWERIRRNADRLLAEVVELPPRGGNWWHWYACPKHGAALHTGRKIGEWRWQHICPVDGEVFLGDPDHPDRDYDGCVISGIHHRYSRAVRDLGVAYQITGDERYARKAREILLAYADRYLNYPLHTIRGESKIGGGRVGPQTLDESTWLIPICQGMDLIWEKLSEDDRREIAQKLLLPAAREVILPHKIGVHNIQCWKNSAVGSVGFLLGDKELIEEAIYNPDRGYWRQMRDGVLPDGVWWEGAWGYHFYTLSALWSLTEAARNCGIDLYCDQLKNMFDAPLRFAMPNLHLPAFNDSSEVDLRGHASIYELAFARYHDPLYVKLIRSSDRRNDFALWFGVGELPGGEEIKWRSINYPRSGYCILARGSGDGATWLCLKYGPHGGGHGHPDKLNFVLYAKGEIIAPDPGTSRYGVPIRSGWYRTTIAHNTLTVDERSQRPAEGRCIIFGTDGEVDYVVAEAGEIYEGVRFIRTAVLIGDNTLLFIDQVRCDGERTLDLAYHNRGSWIRPAAGKAWTLPDKPGYRYLRSAIIANGDEGIELRISTGEGRKIGITLMGGERTDVITATGVGRHLEDRVPMVIFRRHTEATAYVWAISLDGEKVEIESLEVQDSNGESVPISLATAVRVKTSGGIEDVFVVNPDRIPIEVKLPDGFCRRVEEIFRRL; the protein is encoded by the coding sequence ATGGAGGGGAAAATCAAGGCGTCGGAGCTTCCACCCCATCCGCGATTGCTGCTGAATAGAAAGGGGATAGAGGAGCTTAAAGCGCGTATCGAACGATATGAATGGGCTAAGGCTGAATGGGAAAGGATCAGGAGAAACGCCGATCGACTGCTTGCCGAGGTGGTTGAGCTTCCGCCTCGAGGCGGGAACTGGTGGCATTGGTATGCCTGTCCCAAACACGGAGCGGCATTACACACAGGTAGGAAAATAGGAGAGTGGCGGTGGCAGCATATCTGTCCGGTGGACGGTGAGGTGTTTTTGGGCGATCCAGATCATCCCGACAGGGACTACGACGGATGCGTGATCTCCGGAATCCATCATAGATACTCCCGCGCCGTACGCGATCTGGGAGTGGCATATCAGATCACCGGGGATGAGAGATATGCCCGAAAGGCACGCGAGATACTCCTGGCATATGCCGATCGGTATTTGAACTATCCACTACACACCATCCGAGGCGAGTCCAAGATCGGCGGAGGAAGGGTTGGCCCTCAGACACTGGACGAGTCCACCTGGCTTATCCCGATCTGTCAGGGCATGGATCTGATCTGGGAAAAGCTGAGCGAGGATGATCGTAGGGAGATCGCCCAAAAGCTGTTGCTCCCCGCCGCCAGAGAGGTTATCCTACCACATAAGATAGGCGTGCACAACATCCAGTGTTGGAAGAACAGCGCAGTCGGATCGGTGGGATTTCTCCTCGGGGATAAGGAGCTTATAGAGGAGGCGATCTATAACCCGGATCGGGGTTACTGGAGGCAGATGCGCGATGGCGTTCTGCCCGATGGCGTTTGGTGGGAAGGAGCATGGGGGTATCACTTCTACACGCTCTCAGCGCTTTGGAGCCTAACGGAGGCCGCTCGCAACTGTGGGATCGATCTTTACTGCGACCAGCTTAAGAACATGTTTGACGCCCCACTCAGGTTCGCTATGCCGAATCTCCATCTGCCCGCCTTCAACGACAGCAGCGAGGTGGATCTGCGGGGACACGCATCGATATATGAGCTCGCCTTCGCCCGATATCACGATCCGCTTTACGTCAAACTCATCAGATCAAGTGACAGGCGGAACGATTTCGCCCTATGGTTCGGCGTGGGAGAGCTCCCCGGCGGGGAGGAGATCAAATGGAGAAGCATCAACTATCCCCGATCGGGCTATTGTATACTGGCCCGAGGCTCAGGCGATGGGGCGACATGGCTCTGTCTCAAATACGGCCCTCATGGCGGCGGTCACGGCCATCCCGATAAACTCAACTTCGTCCTTTATGCTAAGGGCGAGATCATAGCCCCCGATCCCGGGACATCTCGCTACGGTGTGCCGATACGATCGGGATGGTATCGCACCACCATAGCCCATAACACCCTGACGGTGGATGAGAGATCGCAAAGACCGGCCGAGGGAAGATGCATCATTTTCGGAACCGATGGAGAGGTCGATTACGTCGTGGCTGAGGCGGGCGAGATCTACGAAGGCGTTCGATTCATCAGGACGGCGGTCCTGATCGGCGATAACACCCTTCTCTTCATCGATCAGGTGCGATGTGATGGGGAGAGAACCCTCGACCTAGCCTACCATAATCGTGGCTCATGGATAAGACCCGCTGCAGGGAAAGCCTGGACGCTCCCCGATAAACCCGGCTATCGATATCTCCGCAGTGCCATCATCGCAAACGGCGATGAGGGGATAGAACTGAGGATATCCACGGGGGAAGGGAGGAAGATCGGGATCACGCTGATGGGCGGCGAGAGGACGGACGTGATCACCGCCACGGGCGTTGGAAGACACCTGGAGGATAGGGTCCCGATGGTCATCTTCCGTCGTCATACCGAAGCCACGGCATACGTCTGGGCGATATCGCTTGACGGGGAGAAAGTGGAAATCGAGAGCTTGGAGGTTCAGGACTCGAACGGCGAGTCCGTCCCGATTTCGCTCGCGACAGCGGTCCGGGTTAAGACTTCGGGAGGGATT
- the pgsA gene encoding CDP-diacylglycerol--glycerol-3-phosphate 3-phosphatidyltransferase → MMRFANYLTIARMFMVPVFMYLFSIRQMLSALIVFALASITDLFDGIVARREGPTGFGRFMDPLADKLLVCAALISFTRAGEGLIAGWMVMVIIGREFIITGLRVVLAASNGTVVGATRWGKAKTASQMSVISLGLMLLTLHDNRGTLGMNWSFMSRIRDRHGPIYYMMYLPLILTVVSGLEFIYNNRKPLWNLLTMNQFQQPDD, encoded by the coding sequence CTGATGAGGTTCGCCAATTATCTGACGATCGCCAGGATGTTCATGGTTCCCGTCTTCATGTATCTCTTCTCCATCCGACAGATGCTCAGTGCCTTGATCGTCTTCGCCCTCGCCTCGATTACGGATCTTTTCGACGGCATAGTGGCCAGGCGGGAAGGTCCGACGGGATTCGGCAGGTTTATGGACCCGCTCGCCGATAAGCTTCTCGTCTGTGCAGCGCTTATCTCCTTCACCCGCGCCGGAGAGGGATTGATAGCCGGGTGGATGGTTATGGTTATTATCGGAAGGGAGTTTATCATAACCGGTTTGAGGGTCGTGCTGGCCGCGTCGAACGGAACGGTTGTAGGGGCGACCAGATGGGGTAAGGCGAAAACCGCCTCTCAGATGTCGGTTATAAGCCTGGGCCTTATGCTTCTGACCCTGCACGATAACAGAGGTACATTGGGGATGAACTGGAGTTTCATGTCGAGGATAAGGGATAGACACGGCCCGATCTATTATATGATGTATCTGCCGCTTATACTGACGGTGGTATCGGGCCTCGAATTCATATACAATAACCGTAAACCGCTTTGGAACCTGTTAACCATGAATCAGTTTCAACAGCCGGATGATTAA